In Niallia sp. FSL W8-0635, one genomic interval encodes:
- a CDS encoding GNAT family N-acetyltransferase, with the protein MINNQLTIKKLKTEEEWETAFPVMKQLRTKLDMNAYLELVSESVQKEGYRLIALYNQKEIVALCGFMPMITLYNGKFVWVCELITDSHHRSKGHGKALLDYVHQWAIENDYPLVSLSSGLQRVDAHRFYEEKMEYDKVSYVYLKKI; encoded by the coding sequence ATGATAAACAATCAATTAACCATTAAGAAATTAAAGACAGAAGAAGAATGGGAAACAGCATTTCCTGTAATGAAACAATTACGAACGAAATTAGATATGAATGCATATCTTGAACTAGTTTCAGAATCCGTTCAAAAAGAAGGTTATCGCTTGATTGCACTTTATAATCAGAAAGAAATCGTAGCACTTTGTGGATTTATGCCTATGATCACTTTATACAATGGTAAATTTGTTTGGGTGTGTGAATTAATAACAGATAGCCACCATCGTTCCAAAGGTCACGGCAAAGCTTTATTGGACTATGTCCATCAGTGGGCTATTGAAAATGACTATCCTCTTGTGTCATTATCTTCTGGCTTACAGCGAGTTGATGCCCATCGATTTTATGAAGAGAAAATGGAATATGATAAAGTAAGCTATGTTTATTTGAAAAAAATTTAA
- the mciZ gene encoding Z-ring formation inhibitor MciZ yields the protein MGALKVYLREKGVVLTGKGWEIRYMLKKYQKEFTYVKDWINANSNPPKK from the coding sequence GTGGGGGCGTTGAAGGTATATTTACGAGAAAAAGGGGTTGTTTTAACAGGGAAAGGATGGGAAATCCGCTATATGCTAAAAAAGTATCAAAAAGAATTCACCTATGTGAAGGATTGGATAAATGCAAATTCGAATCCTCCAAAAAAATAA
- a CDS encoding ClpX C4-type zinc finger protein: MSKDSIQSLISELDKLISVCEENAKNSDSAEKQRFYEGMAIAYTTERMRINGEVDSIELKVIDELYSALPSTTSIKGSIIEYTETCSFCRKSREEVGPLAVGPNVSICSSCLEFGAEVIKSHS; this comes from the coding sequence ATGTCAAAAGATTCTATACAAAGTTTGATTTCGGAGTTAGATAAGCTAATTTCTGTTTGTGAAGAAAATGCTAAAAATAGTGATTCTGCCGAAAAACAGCGCTTTTATGAAGGAATGGCGATCGCCTATACAACAGAGCGAATGAGAATAAATGGAGAAGTAGATAGCATAGAGTTAAAAGTAATCGATGAATTATATAGTGCTCTCCCCTCTACCACTTCAATCAAGGGATCAATCATAGAATACACTGAAACTTGTTCCTTTTGCAGAAAATCAAGAGAGGAAGTTGGTCCATTAGCAGTTGGACCAAATGTGTCTATTTGCAGCTCATGCTTAGAATTTGGTGCAGAAGTGATTAAAAGTCATTCATAG
- a CDS encoding alpha/beta hydrolase family protein, with translation MERIVIGEYKFYQSTNNIQNKDKIVILYHGWGGTAKGYIELAEEIAQEGFGVLIPDILNHDERYPLENHFDSNVTRNYFWNTVFHTINEFNEFLRVIGVKKNSTILVGNSMGGFIANGIFAKEPEISGLANINGSGSFVLTEKIFRIRDGRDEISQAEESRLKKYDPIDKMISLSPVLLMHGDSDTIIPIEGQKNYYKYITKEEKRTNVEMKIFEKVNHEFTPKMIEKLITWLKEIKN, from the coding sequence GTGGAGAGAATAGTAATCGGTGAATATAAGTTTTATCAGTCTACTAATAATATCCAAAATAAAGACAAAATCGTGATCCTATATCATGGTTGGGGTGGAACAGCGAAAGGATACATAGAGTTGGCCGAAGAGATTGCTCAAGAAGGATTTGGTGTATTAATCCCTGACATCCTTAATCATGATGAAAGATACCCTTTGGAAAATCACTTTGATTCCAACGTTACCCGAAATTACTTTTGGAATACCGTTTTCCATACCATTAATGAATTTAATGAGTTTTTAAGAGTAATAGGCGTAAAGAAAAACAGTACCATATTAGTAGGCAATTCTATGGGGGGATTTATAGCAAATGGCATTTTTGCGAAAGAGCCTGAAATAAGTGGATTAGCAAATATAAATGGATCGGGTTCATTTGTGCTTACAGAAAAAATATTTCGAATACGGGATGGTAGAGATGAGATTTCTCAAGCAGAAGAAAGTAGATTAAAGAAATATGATCCAATCGACAAAATGATTAGTCTATCTCCTGTTCTTCTCATGCATGGGGATAGTGATACGATTATTCCAATCGAGGGGCAAAAAAACTATTATAAGTATATTACCAAAGAGGAAAAACGAACCAATGTGGAAATGAAAATCTTTGAAAAAGTAAATCATGAATTTACACCGAAGATGATTGAGAAACTAATCACTTGGTTAAAGGAAATCAAAAATTAA
- the pdxR gene encoding MocR-like pyridoxine biosynthesis transcription factor PdxR, protein MLELTPVLHKDSSTPLYIQLADFIKQEIRKNHILPNEKLPSKRKLATHLQISLNTVQAAYDQLCAEGYVESIPRKGLYVLTIDEEFKNQQQTKAIHIVKKTNKQEEVKIDFNSGQVDSKYFPYNIWRKLSMQSIYEDQNFWFSNGDPQGEFNLREQIAKHLYATRGVNCHPDQIIIGAGTQVLIGLIGLLLGRDKVYGLENPGYYRIRVVLQDMGKETLPIPVDENGMDVSQLSKSKANVAYVTPSHQFPYGMIMPITRRLELIKWAEKNSAFIIEDDYDGEYRYKGKPIPALQGLANNSQIIYLGTFSKSLIPSLRISYGVLPNTLYSTYQKQFTVYKQTVSRMHQDTLYRFIKDGHWNSHLNKMRTLYRKKRQVLLQAIHEHLGRNVEVIGENAGLHIVLEVKSDWNEWRLIEKALDFGVKVYPVSTYYFQNEYLGNPKVILGYGGLTETEIETGIELLKRAWELE, encoded by the coding sequence GTGCTAGAGTTAACACCGGTTTTGCATAAGGATAGTAGTACGCCGCTTTATATTCAATTAGCGGACTTTATTAAGCAAGAGATTAGGAAGAATCATATTTTGCCTAATGAAAAATTACCTTCCAAAAGAAAGTTAGCGACACATTTACAAATTAGTTTAAATACCGTCCAAGCAGCCTATGATCAACTTTGTGCAGAAGGATATGTGGAAAGCATTCCCCGTAAAGGATTATATGTGCTAACAATTGATGAAGAATTTAAGAATCAGCAACAAACAAAAGCTATTCATATCGTAAAGAAAACAAATAAACAAGAAGAGGTGAAAATCGACTTTAACTCAGGGCAAGTCGATAGTAAATATTTTCCCTATAACATATGGAGGAAGCTCTCCATGCAGTCGATATATGAAGATCAAAATTTCTGGTTTTCGAATGGAGATCCACAAGGTGAGTTTAACTTAAGAGAACAGATTGCCAAGCATTTATATGCTACAAGAGGGGTAAATTGTCATCCTGATCAAATAATTATTGGTGCCGGAACACAAGTGTTAATAGGCTTAATTGGTTTATTACTAGGAAGGGATAAAGTATACGGGCTTGAAAATCCGGGCTATTACCGAATTAGAGTAGTGTTACAAGATATGGGGAAAGAAACACTACCTATTCCAGTTGATGAAAATGGCATGGATGTTTCTCAGCTAAGTAAAAGTAAAGCAAATGTAGCGTATGTAACTCCATCTCATCAATTTCCATATGGGATGATTATGCCAATTACTCGAAGATTGGAATTAATTAAATGGGCAGAAAAAAATAGTGCTTTTATTATAGAAGACGATTATGATGGCGAATACCGCTATAAAGGAAAGCCGATTCCTGCACTTCAAGGATTGGCCAACAATAGTCAAATTATTTATTTAGGCACCTTCTCTAAATCATTAATTCCGTCCCTGCGAATAAGCTATGGTGTTCTTCCTAATACATTATATAGTACATATCAAAAACAGTTCACTGTCTATAAACAGACTGTCTCTCGAATGCATCAAGATACATTGTACCGCTTTATAAAAGATGGGCATTGGAACAGTCATCTAAATAAAATGAGAACATTATACCGAAAAAAACGGCAAGTATTGCTCCAAGCGATTCACGAACATTTAGGAAGAAATGTAGAAGTGATTGGAGAAAATGCTGGACTTCATATTGTTTTAGAAGTGAAAAGTGATTGGAACGAATGGAGATTAATAGAAAAGGCATTAGATTTTGGAGTGAAAGTTTACCCTGTATCCACTTATTATTTTCAAAATGAATATTTAGGGAATCCAAAAGTGATTCTTGGATATGGTGGATTGACGGAAACGGAGATAGAAACAGGGATAGAATTGTTAAAGAGGGCTTGGGAGTTAGAGTGA
- a CDS encoding NUDIX domain-containing protein, which produces MSSLEEKTLKTEHIFSGRIIQVQVDEVELPNGKTSTRELVKHPGAVAVIAITDDNKLVMVEQYRKPLEKVIVEIPAGKLEKGEEPALCARRELEEETGYDCESLELVSSFYTSPGFADEIIHVYVAKGLTKKENAAGLDEDEFVNVLEITLDEALEYIKEQRIFDAKTIFGVQYLQIANLKE; this is translated from the coding sequence ATGAGTTCATTGGAAGAAAAAACATTAAAAACAGAGCATATTTTTAGCGGGAGAATCATTCAAGTTCAAGTCGATGAGGTAGAGCTGCCGAATGGAAAAACATCGACGAGAGAATTAGTAAAGCATCCAGGTGCAGTAGCGGTGATTGCGATTACTGATGACAATAAACTAGTAATGGTAGAGCAATATCGAAAGCCTCTTGAAAAAGTCATTGTAGAAATCCCAGCAGGCAAATTAGAAAAGGGCGAAGAACCAGCTTTATGTGCTCGAAGAGAGTTAGAAGAAGAAACGGGATACGATTGTGAATCTCTAGAATTGGTTAGTTCATTTTATACTTCACCAGGATTTGCAGATGAAATTATCCATGTATATGTAGCTAAAGGATTAACCAAGAAAGAAAATGCTGCTGGACTTGATGAAGATGAGTTTGTGAATGTATTAGAAATCACGCTTGATGAGGCATTGGAATATATCAAGGAGCAACGTATTTTTGATGCTAAAACAATTTTTGGGGTACAATATTTACAAATTGCTAATCTAAAGGAGTAA
- a CDS encoding histidine phosphatase family protein — protein sequence MELIFIRHGEGEHTLNLPASLHKRNPSLTINGMDQAKKLKDRFPLSTQDIVFISPLVRTMQTAILWADGVDCRKIVTPYVSPRMFPLLSNKQTLPCDVMMEMENILHAFPSFELDDNPPVSLWKEGFNTATERDFTRYAEEFLANCSRLKKEKIYIVSHDGTITSYRQLITGRQLSREDFPKETGWFRINC from the coding sequence ATGGAATTAATCTTCATACGGCATGGAGAGGGAGAACACACGCTTAATCTTCCAGCTAGTCTACATAAAAGAAATCCTTCTCTCACAATAAATGGAATGGACCAAGCAAAGAAACTTAAAGACCGTTTTCCTTTAAGCACTCAAGATATTGTGTTCATTAGTCCATTAGTAAGAACTATGCAAACAGCTATTCTGTGGGCTGATGGCGTCGATTGCAGAAAAATAGTAACTCCTTATGTTTCTCCAAGAATGTTCCCTCTCTTATCAAATAAGCAGACATTGCCTTGCGATGTAATGATGGAAATGGAGAATATATTACATGCATTTCCTTCCTTTGAACTAGATGACAATCCACCCGTATCCTTATGGAAGGAAGGATTTAACACTGCTACAGAAAGGGATTTTACAAGATACGCTGAAGAATTTTTAGCAAATTGTAGTCGATTAAAAAAAGAGAAAATCTATATTGTCTCACATGACGGCACAATAACTTCCTATCGCCAGTTAATAACGGGTAGACAATTAAGTAGAGAGGATTTTCCGAAAGAGACAGGGTGGTTTCGGATAAATTGTTGA
- a CDS encoding DUF2785 domain-containing protein, with protein MNLIENIIPMKEKELKNFLGDRKSEEIEWDEKTKQTVVKSMLIHIGSPDSELRDNLIYHTFCQLIMENKLEKHFLCEVLETCLSNQFLFKGIGEKDTDSVFTRSFTSLLIALILYQDNRNDFFNRSQG; from the coding sequence TTGAATCTAATAGAAAATATAATTCCCATGAAGGAAAAAGAGTTGAAGAACTTTTTAGGAGATAGAAAATCTGAAGAAATAGAATGGGATGAAAAAACAAAACAGACAGTCGTAAAATCTATGCTTATACATATTGGTTCACCAGATAGCGAGCTAAGAGATAACTTGATTTATCACACCTTTTGTCAATTAATCATGGAAAACAAACTAGAAAAGCATTTTTTATGTGAAGTGTTAGAAACCTGTTTAAGTAATCAATTCTTGTTTAAAGGAATTGGTGAAAAGGATACGGATTCTGTTTTCACTCGTTCTTTTACATCATTACTAATTGCACTTATTCTTTATCAAGATAATCGCAATGATTTTTTTAACAGAAGCCAAGGTTAA
- a CDS encoding HD domain-containing protein, giving the protein MLVSDKLYGDFKIDKVLEELIKSKPIQRLKGIHQGGASYLVNTDWNVTRYEHSIGVMLLIRKLGGSIEEQIAGLLHDVSHTAFSHVVDFVLDKQHENYHEAIFHSVIKDSKIPSILEKYQYDYEELLMDDTKWTILEQPAPELCADRVDYTLRDMYTYNKIPLKEVHEFLENVVIVEGKMCLQNVDSSEWFVETYYKEVIDFFMHPLNIYGYDQLTKILKVAIASNIIKFSDFLGEDKELINKIITSNNVEIQKLWSKLHSSVKAVVDEEDFDIHLKNKVRLIDPSIFFQNKLISASSFSESIQEMNKKAFQKAKKGAYVKVIED; this is encoded by the coding sequence ATGCTAGTATCCGATAAACTGTACGGAGATTTCAAGATAGACAAAGTTTTAGAAGAATTAATAAAAAGCAAGCCAATTCAACGACTAAAGGGCATCCATCAAGGAGGAGCAAGTTATTTAGTAAATACAGACTGGAACGTTACTCGATATGAGCACTCGATTGGCGTTATGCTATTAATCCGAAAGCTTGGTGGTTCCATTGAAGAGCAAATCGCAGGACTGTTGCATGATGTTTCCCATACAGCATTTTCCCATGTTGTTGACTTTGTTTTAGATAAACAGCATGAGAATTATCATGAAGCAATTTTTCATTCTGTTATTAAGGATTCCAAAATTCCTTCAATCTTAGAAAAATATCAGTATGATTATGAGGAATTGCTAATGGATGATACCAAATGGACTATTTTAGAACAGCCTGCACCAGAATTATGTGCAGATCGCGTTGATTATACATTACGAGATATGTATACCTATAATAAAATTCCTTTAAAGGAAGTACATGAATTTTTAGAAAATGTTGTAATTGTGGAAGGGAAAATGTGTTTACAAAACGTTGATTCGTCAGAATGGTTTGTTGAAACCTACTATAAAGAGGTCATCGATTTTTTTATGCATCCATTAAATATTTATGGATATGATCAGTTAACGAAAATTTTAAAAGTAGCAATAGCCAGTAACATTATAAAATTTTCTGATTTTCTAGGGGAGGATAAGGAGCTAATTAATAAAATAATTACATCAAATAATGTTGAAATCCAGAAGCTATGGAGTAAGCTCCATTCGTCTGTGAAAGCAGTAGTGGATGAAGAGGATTTTGATATCCATCTAAAGAATAAGGTTCGACTTATTGACCCATCTATTTTCTTCCAAAATAAATTAATAAGTGCTTCAAGCTTTTCTGAAAGTATACAAGAGATGAATAAGAAAGCTTTTCAAAAAGCGAAGAAAGGAGCATATGTAAAAGTAATAGAAGATTAA
- a CDS encoding endonuclease Q family protein, which yields MKSFYTDLHIHIGRTKSGKPVKITASRNLTLTAIIEYASKQKGLDMIGIIDCHSPEVIMEMEELIEQGKMVELPSGGVRMEGITIILGSELEINDSFCKGPIHVLSYLPTLAKMKEFSNWISNHMKNVTLSSQRLYITGKELQYKVKELHGLFIPAHIFTPFKSLYGSGVNRSYKEVLDEKMIDGMELGLSSDTEMADQISELHAFPFITNSDAHSLEKMAREYQVMAMEEASFAEFAKVLHRVEGRRIIANYGLDPKLGKYHKTVCMKCYAPFSEKIGICSKCGSHKWVKGVAARITDLKDAASTPNRPPYIHQIPLEYIPGLGKKTLQKLLDYFSTEMQIIHEAPYDKIVEIIPKKVADYIVAARTGMLNLQVGGGGKYGKVRVDK from the coding sequence ATGAAGTCTTTTTATACGGATTTACATATTCATATTGGTAGAACCAAAAGTGGAAAACCGGTGAAAATTACAGCATCGAGAAATCTTACCTTAACCGCTATCATTGAATATGCTAGCAAGCAAAAAGGTCTTGATATGATCGGAATCATAGATTGTCATTCCCCTGAAGTTATTATGGAAATGGAAGAGTTAATAGAGCAGGGGAAGATGGTAGAACTGCCTAGCGGTGGTGTGAGAATGGAAGGGATAACGATTATTCTTGGATCAGAGCTCGAAATAAATGATTCTTTCTGTAAGGGGCCAATCCATGTATTATCCTATCTGCCAACCTTAGCTAAAATGAAGGAATTTTCCAATTGGATTTCAAACCATATGAAAAATGTAACCTTAAGCTCTCAACGTCTATATATAACTGGAAAAGAATTGCAGTATAAAGTAAAGGAATTACATGGACTTTTCATACCGGCACATATTTTTACACCATTTAAAAGTTTATATGGTAGCGGTGTTAATCGTTCTTATAAGGAAGTTTTAGATGAGAAAATGATTGATGGTATGGAACTGGGGTTGAGCTCTGATACGGAAATGGCTGATCAAATTTCAGAATTGCATGCCTTTCCTTTTATAACAAATTCAGATGCCCATTCTTTGGAAAAAATGGCCCGAGAATATCAAGTAATGGCGATGGAGGAAGCTTCTTTTGCGGAATTTGCAAAAGTTCTTCATCGGGTAGAAGGAAGAAGAATCATTGCTAATTATGGTTTAGATCCAAAACTAGGTAAATATCATAAAACGGTATGTATGAAATGCTATGCTCCTTTTTCAGAAAAGATTGGAATATGCAGTAAATGCGGAAGTCATAAATGGGTAAAAGGGGTAGCAGCAAGGATTACTGATTTAAAGGATGCTGCGTCTACACCTAATAGACCACCCTATATTCACCAAATACCGCTAGAATATATTCCTGGCTTAGGGAAAAAAACGCTGCAAAAATTACTTGATTACTTCTCGACTGAAATGCAAATAATCCATGAAGCCCCCTACGATAAGATAGTGGAAATCATTCCAAAGAAAGTGGCGGACTATATAGTAGCAGCCAGAACGGGAATGTTAAATTTGCAGGTTGGCGGTGGCGGTAAATACGGAAAAGTTAGGGTAGATAAGTAA
- a CDS encoding cysteine hydrolase family protein, translated as MNQALLIIDVQQDLVNGTEQTKEIYNKQDLLKTINLVIKKAIKSEVEIIFVRDKDVAGGEGPGFDIHSDLNVPSEAKIFDKYATNAFYGTGLLEYLQSKEIQHLVIMGCETPYCIDTAVRTATVNQMDVTLVGDGHSTTDSPVLSAEKIIQHHNKILHGHYNVDHFSIVREAVEDLFTPTHDSYR; from the coding sequence TTGAATCAAGCATTATTAATTATTGACGTTCAACAAGATCTTGTAAATGGAACCGAGCAAACAAAGGAGATATATAACAAACAAGATTTATTAAAAACTATCAATCTTGTCATTAAAAAGGCTATTAAATCAGAGGTAGAAATTATTTTTGTAAGGGATAAAGATGTGGCTGGAGGCGAAGGACCTGGATTTGACATTCACTCCGACTTGAATGTTCCTAGTGAAGCAAAAATCTTTGATAAATATGCTACTAATGCATTCTATGGGACAGGATTATTAGAGTATTTACAGTCAAAAGAAATTCAACATCTTGTCATTATGGGTTGCGAAACACCCTATTGTATTGATACTGCAGTACGGACAGCAACAGTAAATCAAATGGATGTAACGTTAGTGGGAGATGGGCATTCAACAACGGATTCACCTGTTCTTTCCGCTGAAAAAATTATTCAACATCATAATAAAATATTACATGGTCATTATAATGTCGATCATTTTTCCATCGTGCGCGAAGCAGTGGAAGATTTATTTACGCCAACGCATGATAGTTACCGATAA
- a CDS encoding GNAT family N-acetyltransferase — MIIEVLTSIEKPIKANEVIELYKDTGWWNERTEQDMEKMLSQTLAVGAWENNKLIGFARAITDGVFRAYIEDVVIHSSFNRNGIGTMLIAKLIEELSNIDVISLFCEEDLIAFYNKNEFKKSKSQFVMHKVNR, encoded by the coding sequence ATGATAATAGAAGTGTTGACATCTATAGAGAAACCAATAAAGGCAAACGAAGTGATAGAACTTTATAAGGATACAGGATGGTGGAATGAAAGAACGGAGCAAGATATGGAAAAAATGTTATCCCAAACATTAGCAGTAGGTGCATGGGAAAATAATAAGCTCATAGGCTTTGCCAGAGCAATAACAGATGGAGTTTTTAGGGCATATATTGAGGATGTAGTGATTCATAGCTCTTTTAATAGAAACGGAATCGGAACTATGCTTATTGCTAAATTGATAGAGGAATTATCCAATATTGATGTTATTAGTTTATTTTGTGAGGAAGACTTAATTGCCTTTTACAACAAGAATGAGTTTAAAAAAAGTAAATCACAGTTTGTGATGCATAAAGTAAATAGATGA
- a CDS encoding DUF2785 domain-containing protein, with the protein MIFLTEAKVNEIKDKLINYVNLEKDVRGYVKDKGWAHSMAHVADAFDELVKSEKINQSTYPAIMQAIWQKIYQTESVYIHDEDERMIVPLIQMIDNGLEQEVLEGLIINMKNDLHQYKNQIEEENYWFLVANCKNFLKSLLVNMISNPKLSSMQLVVSKTLNEMYEI; encoded by the coding sequence ATGATTTTTTTAACAGAAGCCAAGGTTAATGAAATTAAAGATAAATTGATCAACTATGTAAACCTTGAAAAAGATGTAAGAGGATATGTGAAAGATAAAGGCTGGGCTCATAGTATGGCGCATGTAGCGGATGCTTTCGATGAACTTGTCAAAAGTGAAAAAATAAATCAAAGTACATACCCGGCAATAATGCAGGCGATTTGGCAAAAAATCTATCAAACGGAAAGTGTATATATTCATGATGAAGATGAACGAATGATTGTTCCTCTTATACAAATGATAGATAACGGTTTGGAGCAGGAAGTGTTAGAAGGCTTAATAATAAATATGAAAAATGATTTACATCAGTATAAAAATCAAATAGAAGAAGAAAATTATTGGTTTTTGGTGGCAAACTGTAAGAATTTCCTGAAAAGTTTGTTGGTAAATATGATAAGTAATCCTAAGTTATCTTCTATGCAGTTAGTCGTGAGCAAAACTTTAAATGAGATGTATGAAATATGA
- a CDS encoding DUF3977 family protein, protein MKYIEFGIGNKWIIRTETELQDGTEFEEKGIKRPIKFHSLYTRVWIRKTVFIIDSKEGFKKRKKERNAIKLILGIKSL, encoded by the coding sequence TTGAAATACATAGAATTTGGTATTGGCAACAAATGGATTATTCGCACAGAAACAGAATTACAGGATGGGACAGAGTTTGAAGAAAAAGGAATAAAGAGGCCAATTAAATTTCATTCCCTCTATACAAGAGTCTGGATTAGGAAAACAGTGTTTATTATCGACTCAAAAGAAGGATTTAAAAAACGAAAAAAAGAACGAAATGCCATAAAATTAATATTGGGGATAAAAAGCTTGTAG
- a CDS encoding aldo/keto reductase, producing MQKSQLGSSNLYVSKLGLGCMSLGTEEKTAFPILEAALEEGINYFDTADLYDQGKNEQLLGRFFKNNREDVIIATKVGNKWEDGKDGWSWDASKAYIKEQVKHSLKRLDTDYIDLYQLHGGMMEDPIEETIEAFEELKEEGVILYYGISSIRPNVIREYVKRSSIASVMMQYSILDRRPEEETLPLLAENNISVVTRGPVAKGLLSPKYRDKLTEKGYLDYSGEELKEVLKTLEQKFLDYRTLTEAAVQYNLAQPAVASIIAGASSAEQLRANAKAVNSAPLTAEELAFIKEISKASVYKAHR from the coding sequence TTGCAAAAGTCACAATTAGGTAGTTCTAACTTATATGTATCAAAACTAGGTCTTGGATGTATGAGCCTTGGAACCGAAGAAAAGACTGCTTTTCCGATTTTAGAAGCAGCATTAGAAGAAGGAATAAATTACTTTGATACAGCTGATTTATATGATCAAGGTAAAAATGAGCAATTACTAGGACGTTTTTTCAAAAATAACCGCGAAGATGTCATTATTGCAACAAAGGTAGGAAATAAGTGGGAAGATGGAAAAGATGGCTGGTCTTGGGATGCAAGTAAGGCCTATATTAAGGAACAAGTTAAACACAGCCTAAAACGACTAGATACAGATTATATTGATTTATATCAGTTACACGGAGGGATGATGGAAGATCCAATCGAGGAAACGATTGAGGCATTTGAAGAACTAAAGGAAGAAGGCGTAATTCTTTATTACGGCATTTCGTCCATTCGCCCCAATGTCATCCGCGAATATGTAAAACGTTCTTCTATCGCTTCTGTTATGATGCAATATAGTATTTTAGACAGACGTCCAGAAGAGGAAACACTGCCATTGCTTGCTGAAAACAATATTAGTGTTGTTACCAGAGGACCTGTTGCGAAAGGTCTTTTAAGCCCTAAGTACCGTGATAAGCTAACTGAAAAAGGCTATTTAGATTATTCTGGTGAAGAACTGAAAGAAGTGCTGAAAACACTAGAACAGAAATTCTTAGATTATCGAACACTAACTGAAGCCGCAGTGCAATATAACTTAGCCCAGCCCGCTGTCGCAAGCATCATTGCAGGAGCAAGCTCAGCAGAACAGCTTCGAGCTAACGCTAAAGCTGTTAATAGTGCACCTTTAACAGCAGAGGAATTAGCTTTTATTAAAGAAATTTCGAAAGCATCGGTTTATAAGGCACATCGTTAA
- a CDS encoding DUF4269 domain-containing protein, whose protein sequence is MFEKLDYLREGNAMQQQAYSALKKLKIDEILHPYKPILCGTIPIGVNIDGSDLDIIMEVYEFEHFKQIVTEHFGEMEHFRLKRLMIREVDVMKANFYFDGFEFELFGQPIPVKQQFAYLHMIIEHEILRINPTINEEILSLKKQGYKTEPAFCKVLGLKGDPYHSLIQYGKVKRFI, encoded by the coding sequence ATGTTTGAAAAACTAGATTATTTACGAGAAGGAAATGCTATGCAGCAACAAGCATATTCAGCATTAAAGAAATTAAAAATAGATGAAATTTTACATCCTTATAAACCAATTCTTTGTGGCACCATTCCAATTGGAGTGAATATAGATGGGTCTGATTTAGATATCATAATGGAAGTCTACGAATTTGAACATTTTAAACAGATTGTAACCGAGCATTTTGGTGAAATGGAGCATTTTCGCCTGAAAAGATTAATGATTAGAGAAGTGGATGTAATGAAAGCAAATTTCTATTTTGATGGCTTCGAATTCGAATTGTTCGGTCAACCAATCCCAGTTAAACAGCAATTTGCTTATCTCCATATGATCATTGAACACGAAATTTTAAGGATAAACCCAACTATAAATGAGGAAATCCTTTCATTAAAGAAACAGGGCTATAAAACAGAACCAGCTTTCTGTAAGGTACTAGGGCTAAAAGGTGATCCTTATCATTCGCTGATCCAATATGGGAAAGTGAAGAGATTTATTTAA